One genomic segment of Brassica napus cultivar Da-Ae chromosome A3, Da-Ae, whole genome shotgun sequence includes these proteins:
- the LOC106439527 gene encoding F-box/kelch-repeat protein SKIP30-like, with translation MSGLLEGIPDAVALRCLAHVPLHHHPNLELVSRSWRSAIRSDELFKVRIEEQSSESLLCVCAFDPENIWQVYSPSCNRWLTLPLLPSRIRHLAHFGAVTAAGKLFVLGGGSDAVDPLTGDHDGTFATDEVWCYDFVKRRWTQRASMLVPRSMFACCVLDGKIVVAGGFTTCRKSISGAEMYDPESDVWTSIPDLHRTHNSACSGLVVKGKVHVLHKGLSSVQVLESVKVGWAVKEYGWPQGPMAVVEDVPYVMSHGVVYKQEEDDTWKMVASASEFKPRIGMAMTSLSDEVLLVGGVIGPDRDNWDIKPLSDVDVLSVGSDRPVWRKVAPMTKCRGTVLGCTQLTI, from the coding sequence ATGTCAGGCCTCCTCGAAGGAATCCCAGACGCAGTCGCTCTACGCTGCCTCGCGCACGTCCCCTTACACCACCACCCAAACCTAGAGCTCGTCTCCCGCTCCTGGCGATCCGCGATACGCAGCGACGAGCTCTTCAAAGTCCGCATCGAAGAGCAATCATCCGAATCCCTCCTCTGCGTCTGCGCCTTCGATCCCGAGAACATCTGGCAAGTCTACAGCCCAAGCTGCAACCGCTGGCTCACTCTCCCTCTCCTCCCTTCGAGAATCCGCCACCTCGCTCACTTCGGAGCCGTCACCGCCGCCGGAAAGCTCTTCGTCTTGGGCGGAGGCAGCGACGCCGTTGATCCGTTGACCGGCGACCACGACGGCACGTTCGCGACCGACGAGGTCTGGTGCTACGACTTTGTGAAGAGGCGTTGGACGCAGCGAGCGTCGATGCTTGTGCCTCGTTCTATGTTCGCTTGCTGTGTTCTCGATGGGAAGATCGTTGTCGCTGGAGGATTCACCACGTGTCGTAAATCGATTTCTGGAGCTGAGATGTATGATCCTGAGAGCGACGTGTGGACTTCGATTCCTGATCTCCATAGGACTCATAACTCGGCGTGTTCGGGTTTGGTTGTGAAAGGGAAAGTTCACGTTTTGCATAAAGGGTTATCGTCCGTGCAGGTTCTTGAGAGTGTTAAGGTAGGATGGGCGGTGAAAGAGTATGGTTGGCCTCAAGGTCCGATGGCTGTTGTTGAGGATGTGCCTTATGTAATGAGTCATGGAGTTGTGTATAAGCAGGAAGAGGATGATACGTGGAAGATGGTTGCGTCGGCGTCTGAGTTTAAGCCGAGGATTGGAATGGCGATGACGAGTTTGAGCGATGAGGTTTTGCTTGTAGGGGGTGTGATTGGACCTGATAGGGATAATTGGGATATTAAGCCGTTGTCTGATGTGGATGTTTTGTCGGTTGGGAGTGATCGTCCGGTGTGGCGGAAGGTAGCTCCGATGACTAAGTGTCGTGGAACGGTGCTTGGATGTACGCAGTTGACAATCTGA